From a single Desulfosalsimonas propionicica genomic region:
- the xsc gene encoding sulfoacetaldehyde acetyltransferase → MTTHKMTPSEALVETLAAEGVETVFGIVGSAYMDALDLFPAAGIRFVSVAHEQAAAHAADGLSRVTGRPQACIAQNGPGAANFVSAITAAYWAHSPVVAITPETGSMGIGTGGFQELDQMAWFSEQTVWQVRVNRPERMAELARRAFYMAKLENGPTQLNIPRDYFYGEFEDEVYPSLEISHGPGSRAALAEASKLVAAAKYPVIIAGGGVSQGDALAETKALAEYLQAPVVNSYLHNDSFPADHPLATGPIGYCGSKAAMRILSKADVVLALGCRLGPFGTLPQYDIDYWPKNARIIQVDANARVLGLSKKVDVASAADVKDYAADLLTTVKEAMGKPADAPVRVAEIAREKARWAEELESWSSAEISPMHPRAFLKALSESMPKGSIVATDIGNTSSMCNAYFQFSDIRQHISALSWGNCGFAYGAAMGAKIGRPDKPVFAFQGDGAWGISGIAEVMTAVRENIPVIAVVANNYEWGAEKKNQIDYYNNRFVGANLRENPDFAQIAKDMGADGHVVKTPEEVKDAVASAVASEKPCVIDARIQGGEEVLAEPFRRDALKPPVRYLSKYQHLNAK, encoded by the coding sequence ATGACAACGCATAAGATGACACCCAGCGAAGCATTGGTGGAAACCCTGGCAGCAGAAGGTGTGGAAACCGTGTTCGGTATTGTGGGTTCCGCCTACATGGACGCCCTGGATCTTTTCCCGGCCGCGGGCATCCGTTTTGTATCCGTTGCCCATGAACAGGCCGCCGCCCATGCCGCAGACGGCCTGTCCCGGGTCACGGGCCGGCCCCAAGCCTGTATTGCCCAGAACGGGCCGGGTGCGGCCAATTTTGTTTCCGCCATTACCGCGGCCTACTGGGCCCATTCCCCGGTGGTGGCCATCACCCCGGAAACCGGTTCCATGGGCATCGGCACAGGCGGTTTCCAGGAACTGGACCAGATGGCATGGTTTTCCGAGCAGACCGTCTGGCAGGTAAGGGTCAACCGGCCCGAGCGCATGGCTGAACTGGCCCGAAGGGCCTTTTACATGGCCAAACTGGAAAACGGCCCCACCCAGTTAAACATTCCCAGGGATTATTTTTACGGCGAGTTTGAGGATGAAGTTTATCCGTCTCTTGAGATATCCCATGGTCCGGGATCGCGTGCGGCCCTGGCAGAGGCGTCAAAGCTGGTGGCAGCCGCAAAATATCCGGTGATCATTGCCGGCGGCGGGGTCAGTCAGGGAGACGCTCTGGCCGAAACCAAAGCCCTGGCCGAATACCTGCAGGCCCCTGTGGTCAATTCCTATCTGCACAATGATTCGTTTCCCGCAGACCACCCCCTGGCAACCGGTCCCATCGGATACTGCGGTTCCAAGGCCGCCATGCGGATTCTTTCCAAAGCCGACGTGGTGCTGGCCCTGGGCTGCCGCCTCGGGCCCTTTGGCACCCTTCCCCAGTACGATATCGACTACTGGCCCAAAAACGCCCGGATCATCCAGGTGGATGCCAATGCACGGGTTCTGGGTTTGAGCAAAAAGGTGGATGTGGCAAGTGCTGCTGATGTCAAAGACTATGCCGCAGACCTGCTGACGACTGTCAAAGAGGCCATGGGAAAACCGGCCGATGCCCCGGTCAGGGTGGCGGAAATTGCCCGGGAAAAGGCCCGGTGGGCAGAGGAACTCGAATCCTGGTCAAGTGCTGAAATCTCTCCCATGCATCCCCGGGCATTTTTAAAAGCCCTGTCTGAATCCATGCCCAAAGGTTCCATTGTGGCCACGGATATTGGCAACACCTCTTCCATGTGCAACGCGTATTTTCAGTTTTCCGATATCCGCCAGCACATTTCCGCCCTGAGCTGGGGCAACTGCGGGTTTGCCTACGGGGCTGCAATGGGCGCCAAGATCGGTCGGCCCGACAAGCCGGTGTTTGCCTTCCAGGGCGACGGGGCCTGGGGGATTTCCGGCATTGCCGAGGTCATGACCGCAGTGCGCGAAAACATCCCGGTGATTGCGGTGGTGGCCAACAACTATGAATGGGGCGCGGAAAAGAAAAACCAGATCGATTATTACAACAACCGGTTTGTGGGCGCCAACCTGCGGGAGAATCCGGATTTTGCTCAGATTGCAAAAGACATGGGCGCAGACGGCCATGTGGTGAAAACACCAGAAGAGGTAAAAGATGCCGTGGCCAGTGCCGTGGCCTCGGAAAAGCCCTGCGTGATCGATGCCAGAATTCAGGGCGGAGAAGAGGTCCTGGCCGAGCCCTTCCGCAGGGATGCCTTAAAACCGCCGGTCCGGTATTTGTCCAAGTATCAGCATTTAAACGCCAAATAG
- a CDS encoding AAA family ATPase, whose protein sequence is MEFESIEDVTCRLERAGYIPSREIATVVFLAAATQKPILVEGPAGGGKTELARAVARCLGRDKIRLQCYEGLDEAKALYEWEYAKQLLYTQMIKEKINDLIAGAASIAEAVERIAEQEDAFFSERFILARPLLQAISSEKPVVLLIDEIDKADPEFEAFLLELLSEFQVSIPELGIRKARHIPMVVLTSNNYRDMSDALKRRCIHLYIDYPEPELEKRIIRLKLPGIDDALADRLVCAVNHIRELDMKKRPCISETLDWAQALMVLNIGELSCQAVSDTLNVICKYRADAQLVRESMDKVLSVK, encoded by the coding sequence ATGGAATTTGAAAGCATCGAGGATGTGACCTGCCGGCTTGAACGCGCAGGCTACATCCCTTCCCGGGAAATTGCCACGGTGGTGTTTCTGGCTGCTGCCACCCAAAAACCCATCCTTGTGGAAGGCCCGGCCGGCGGGGGCAAGACCGAGTTGGCCCGGGCCGTGGCCCGGTGCCTGGGCCGGGACAAAATCCGGCTTCAGTGCTATGAGGGCTTAGATGAGGCCAAGGCCCTGTATGAATGGGAATATGCCAAGCAGCTGCTCTACACCCAGATGATCAAGGAGAAGATCAATGATTTGATCGCCGGGGCGGCCAGCATTGCCGAGGCCGTGGAACGCATTGCCGAGCAGGAGGACGCGTTTTTCTCCGAGCGCTTCATCCTTGCCCGGCCCCTTTTACAGGCCATTTCCTCGGAAAAGCCCGTGGTGCTGCTCATTGATGAAATCGACAAGGCCGATCCGGAATTTGAGGCCTTTTTGCTGGAGCTGCTCTCGGAATTCCAGGTATCGATTCCCGAGCTGGGCATCCGCAAGGCCAGGCACATCCCCATGGTGGTGCTCACCTCCAACAACTACCGGGACATGAGCGATGCATTAAAGCGCCGGTGTATTCATCTCTATATCGACTATCCCGAACCGGAGCTGGAAAAACGCATTATCCGCCTGAAACTGCCTGGCATTGACGACGCCCTGGCAGATCGGCTGGTCTGTGCTGTCAACCATATCCGGGAACTGGACATGAAAAAACGGCCCTGCATTTCCGAAACACTGGACTGGGCCCAGGCCCTGATGGTGTTAAACATCGGGGAATTGTCCTGTCAGGCCGTTTCTGACACCCTTAATGTGATCTGCAAATACCGCGCGGATGCCCAGCTGGTGCGCGAATCCATGGACAAGGTGCTTTCGGTGAAATGA
- a CDS encoding SDR family NAD(P)-dependent oxidoreductase, whose translation MYPDLKGRTAIVTGAGKKTGIGYAIAAKLAACGANIVVADLGRPQPDQSQVSTASSEQMQDIEKQIADDFKVRCRALSLDVTDSESISQMVASVVREFGGIEILCNNAGASFGVPSDVENYDEAAWVKTIDVNLNGVFRVSKAVIPEIRQAGGGSIVNIASRAGKVAPLFNSAYAAAKAGVIMLTKTMAKELAGAGIRVNAICPGQIMTDIEKWRFELEAQFFNTTAEQRQKEMCATIPLGRIGEPAEVADLAAFLASEASSYITGQAMNITGGQLMEL comes from the coding sequence ATGTACCCGGATTTGAAAGGCAGGACCGCTATTGTGACCGGGGCCGGGAAAAAAACCGGCATCGGATATGCCATTGCCGCCAAACTGGCCGCCTGCGGGGCCAACATTGTGGTGGCCGATCTGGGCCGGCCCCAGCCGGATCAGAGTCAGGTCAGCACGGCCAGCTCCGAGCAGATGCAGGATATTGAAAAACAGATTGCAGATGATTTCAAGGTGCGCTGCCGGGCTCTGAGCCTGGATGTCACCGATTCCGAATCCATTTCACAGATGGTGGCCTCCGTGGTCCGGGAGTTCGGGGGCATTGAAATTTTATGCAACAATGCCGGGGCCTCCTTTGGGGTGCCAAGCGACGTGGAAAACTATGACGAGGCCGCCTGGGTCAAAACCATTGACGTAAACCTCAACGGGGTGTTCCGGGTGTCAAAGGCCGTGATTCCGGAAATCCGCCAGGCAGGCGGGGGATCCATCGTCAATATCGCCTCAAGGGCGGGCAAGGTGGCGCCCCTTTTTAATTCCGCCTATGCCGCAGCCAAGGCCGGGGTGATCATGCTCACCAAGACCATGGCAAAGGAACTGGCCGGTGCCGGCATCCGGGTCAACGCCATCTGTCCGGGGCAGATCATGACCGATATCGAAAAGTGGCGCTTTGAGCTTGAAGCGCAGTTTTTCAACACCACGGCCGAACAGCGGCAGAAGGAAATGTGTGCCACCATTCCCCTGGGCCGCATCGGAGAGCCGGCCGAAGTGGCCGATCTGGCAGCATTTCTGGCGTCGGAAGCGTCTTCTTATATCACCGGCCAGGCAATGAATATTACCGGCGGCCAGCTCATGGAATTGTGA
- a CDS encoding TetR/AcrR family transcriptional regulator, which translates to MGQKERRQREKMQRRTQILNAARALLLKEGFSRTSVNKISKKAELSIGSIYFYFTNKAEIFASLQQEGLEILHTYLVSETEGISDPRVQLQKGAEAYYQFSRAHKDYFDVINYFLSSPQVFFSEDVNRTIGSKGLLILEQIAGIIRQGNVQKVFDEPYPNNFAVFFWSSLHGLVQIRKLQGVIIESDDYFQFFQYSVHKLIESIKFREVTDDNA; encoded by the coding sequence ATGGGACAAAAGGAACGAAGGCAGCGGGAGAAAATGCAGCGGCGCACCCAGATCTTAAACGCCGCAAGGGCATTGCTTTTAAAAGAGGGGTTTTCCCGCACGTCTGTGAACAAGATTTCGAAAAAGGCGGAGCTTTCCATCGGCTCCATTTATTTTTATTTCACCAACAAGGCTGAAATTTTTGCCTCCCTGCAGCAGGAGGGCCTGGAGATTCTGCATACTTACCTGGTTTCTGAAACCGAAGGGATATCCGATCCCCGTGTTCAGCTTCAAAAAGGTGCAGAGGCGTATTACCAGTTCAGCCGGGCGCACAAAGATTATTTTGACGTGATCAATTATTTTCTTTCCTCGCCCCAGGTCTTTTTCTCCGAGGATGTCAACCGGACCATCGGCTCCAAGGGGCTTTTGATCCTGGAGCAAATTGCCGGCATCATCCGGCAGGGAAATGTGCAAAAGGTTTTTGATGAGCCTTATCCAAACAATTTTGCCGTGTTTTTCTGGTCTTCTTTGCATGGGCTGGTGCAGATCCGAAAACTGCAGGGCGTCATTATCGAATCCGACGATTATTTTCAGTTTTTTCAATATAGTGTTCACAAACTCATTGAAAGCATAAAATTCAGGGAGGTTACAGATGACAACGCATAA
- a CDS encoding vWA domain-containing protein, which produces MIDRLIQFAAACRAADLRVSTAELIDCHQHLQCVDLVDEARFKTVLRANFAKSRRDQAAFDRVYDLFFHGLGASEDEDVQHMDAKAAAELLSQAGMGDDDLDAALFDFVTGDPASFLQVLQDLDQQADAPSASGVKSNLGQLAGRMQVMLRINAIQRGLARLPDGTSQAPAAASASRRLNQARGLLTRQNQPYNDGLRQVRSHHKHYQGLGEQFFSSLTPAEIEQMRDVIQQLVRKLKDRMGRRFAASRRGGLDVRKTLRRAGRFQGVPLELSYRRRPLRKTRIVALCDVSGSVWSAARFMLHLLYSLQDCFSSVHSFAFVSGTTDISEIFAHNEVNRALEKVLSSPDIGFDALTDYGEVFYEFRQLHMHRINRKTTVIIVGDGRSNYQHPRESILAEIREKARRIIWLNPEPEAFWGTGDSEMHTYKAHCHEVRTCQNLNQLIDFIEELVL; this is translated from the coding sequence ATGATCGACCGGCTGATCCAGTTTGCCGCAGCCTGCCGGGCCGCGGACCTTCGGGTATCGACCGCCGAGCTCATCGACTGCCACCAGCATCTTCAGTGTGTGGATCTGGTGGATGAAGCCCGGTTTAAAACCGTGCTCCGGGCCAATTTTGCCAAAAGCCGCAGGGACCAGGCCGCATTTGACCGGGTTTATGACCTGTTTTTCCACGGCCTGGGCGCCAGTGAGGACGAGGATGTGCAGCACATGGATGCCAAGGCCGCGGCCGAGCTGCTCAGCCAGGCCGGCATGGGAGACGATGACCTGGATGCCGCGCTTTTTGATTTTGTCACTGGTGATCCCGCTTCCTTTCTGCAGGTTTTGCAGGACCTGGACCAGCAGGCGGACGCGCCTTCGGCAAGCGGGGTCAAGTCCAACCTCGGCCAGCTGGCCGGGCGGATGCAGGTGATGCTTCGGATAAACGCCATACAGCGGGGGCTGGCCCGTCTGCCGGACGGCACCAGCCAGGCCCCGGCAGCTGCATCCGCATCCCGGCGCCTTAATCAGGCGCGGGGGCTTCTCACCCGCCAGAACCAGCCCTACAATGACGGCCTGCGCCAGGTGCGCTCCCATCACAAGCATTACCAGGGCCTGGGAGAACAGTTTTTTTCGTCTCTGACGCCAGCTGAAATCGAGCAGATGCGCGATGTGATCCAGCAGCTGGTACGCAAACTAAAAGACCGCATGGGCCGGCGTTTTGCGGCCTCGCGCCGGGGCGGACTCGATGTCCGAAAGACCCTGCGCCGGGCGGGCCGGTTCCAGGGCGTGCCCCTGGAATTGTCCTACCGTCGCCGGCCGCTTCGAAAAACCCGGATCGTTGCCCTTTGCGACGTATCCGGCTCGGTGTGGTCTGCTGCCCGGTTCATGCTGCATCTGCTCTATTCTCTTCAGGACTGTTTCTCCTCTGTGCACAGCTTTGCTTTTGTGTCAGGCACCACGGATATCAGCGAGATTTTTGCGCACAACGAGGTCAACCGGGCACTGGAAAAGGTGCTGTCGAGCCCGGATATCGGCTTTGACGCCTTGACCGACTACGGCGAGGTGTTTTACGAATTCCGGCAGCTCCACATGCACCGGATTAACCGCAAAACCACAGTGATCATTGTGGGAGACGGCCGGTCCAACTACCAGCATCCCCGGGAATCCATTCTGGCCGAAATCCGGGAAAAAGCCCGGCGCATCATCTGGCTCAACCCCGAACCCGAAGCCTTCTGGGGGACGGGCGACAGCGAGATGCATACCTACAAGGCCCACTGCCACGAAGTGCGCACCTGCCAGAACCTCAATCAGCTCATTGATTTTATCGAAGAACTGGTGCTCTGA